In Clostridium sp. JN-1, one genomic interval encodes:
- a CDS encoding ABC transporter ATP-binding protein, translating into MVILKTNDLRKYYGKGENIVRALDGINLEVNEGEFLAIVGTSGSGKSTLLHMLGGLDRPSDGQVIVNKKDIFKLNDNELTIFRRRNIGFIFQNYNLIPVLNVYENIVLPIELDGNKIDKRYVDNVISVLGIKEKLYNLPNNLSGGQQQRAAIARALATKPAIILADEPTGNLDSKTSLDVIGLLKTTGKQFNQTIVMITHNEDIAQMADRIIRIEDGRIYSKKVKSDDRN; encoded by the coding sequence ATGGTAATTTTAAAGACGAATGATTTAAGAAAGTATTATGGAAAAGGTGAAAATATTGTAAGGGCTTTAGATGGGATAAACCTAGAGGTTAATGAAGGAGAATTTTTAGCTATAGTAGGTACATCTGGAAGTGGAAAGAGTACTTTACTACATATGCTCGGAGGACTTGACAGACCAAGTGATGGACAAGTTATAGTAAATAAAAAAGATATATTTAAGTTAAATGATAATGAATTAACTATTTTTAGAAGAAGAAACATTGGTTTTATATTTCAAAATTATAATTTGATTCCTGTATTAAATGTTTATGAAAATATTGTATTACCAATAGAACTTGATGGAAATAAAATCGATAAAAGATATGTTGATAATGTAATTTCTGTGCTTGGCATTAAAGAAAAATTATATAACCTTCCTAATAATCTTTCAGGAGGTCAGCAGCAAAGAGCAGCAATTGCAAGAGCTTTAGCAACAAAACCAGCAATTATTCTTGCAGATGAACCAACAGGTAATCTTGATAGTAAAACAAGCCTTGATGTTATAGGGTTATTAAAAACTACAGGAAAACAATTTAATCAAACGATAGTTATGATTACTCATAATGAGGATATAGCTCAAATGGCTGATAGAATCATAAGAATTGAAGATGGAAGGATTTATAGTAAGAAGGTGAAGAGTGATGATAGGAACTAG
- a CDS encoding response regulator transcription factor has translation MKKILVVEDDKALNNGIVLSLRQNDFNFSQAFTIKEAEEYAKKNEFDLIILDINLPDGSGLNFCSEIRKKSSVPIIFLTANDMEIDVVTGFELGGDDYITKPFSLIILRARVLAILRRTETAVKANKFEIDDFIFDFEKMKFRKSGREIILSKTEQKLLKIMVVNKNSVLPRALLIEKIWTDGAEYVDENALSVTISRLRNKLEDNPNKSKYIQTVYGIGYMWGCDKNETK, from the coding sequence ATGAAAAAAATACTTGTAGTTGAAGATGATAAAGCATTAAATAATGGAATTGTTTTATCATTAAGGCAAAATGATTTTAATTTTAGTCAAGCATTCACAATAAAAGAGGCCGAAGAGTATGCAAAAAAAAATGAATTTGATTTAATAATTTTAGATATTAATTTACCAGATGGCAGTGGATTGAATTTTTGCAGTGAAATTCGTAAAAAATCTTCTGTACCAATTATATTCCTTACAGCAAATGATATGGAAATTGATGTAGTTACAGGCTTTGAACTTGGAGGAGATGATTATATTACAAAACCTTTTAGCTTAATTATTTTAAGAGCAAGGGTATTAGCTATTTTAAGAAGAACTGAAACCGCTGTAAAAGCTAATAAGTTTGAAATTGATGATTTTATATTTGACTTTGAAAAAATGAAATTCAGGAAAAGTGGAAGGGAAATAATATTAAGCAAAACAGAACAAAAATTATTAAAAATTATGGTTGTAAATAAAAATAGTGTCTTACCACGTGCACTTCTTATTGAAAAGATATGGACAGATGGTGCAGAATACGTAGATGAAAATGCATTATCAGTAACAATCAGCAGATTAAGAAATAAATTAGAAGATAACCCCAATAAGTCAAAGTATATTCAAACAGTATATGGAATTGGCTATATGTGGGGATGCGATAAAAATGAAACAAAGTAA
- a CDS encoding HAMP domain-containing sensor histidine kinase codes for MKQSNLSFKLIYILFSILFVLASILFAVIFSFEDQSLFAISFYVLTVFVIAIFFVLTIGKKVKAIVQRLDNMVEKAINHEDLQLGYDETTLSVLENKLNRFLSMSKAILSKREEEKNTIKSLISDISHQTKTPISNILLYSQLLQECEEGNCQSKEFINEITAQSEKLSFLIETLVKMSRLETGIINAKSQVSSINKLLENVINAIENKASLKNISINLQCKDEVQGFFDSKWMEEAIYNIVDNAVKYTPIGGKVTISVNQYEMFTNINISDTGIGINEKEINNIFKRFYRSSDVSQYEGIGIGLFLAREIITFQGGYIKVKSEPKVGSIFSVFIPNIR; via the coding sequence ATGAAACAAAGTAATTTATCTTTTAAATTAATTTACATACTATTTAGCATATTATTTGTGTTGGCTTCTATTTTGTTTGCTGTGATTTTTTCATTTGAAGATCAAAGTTTGTTTGCGATTAGTTTCTATGTGTTAACTGTATTTGTTATTGCAATATTTTTTGTGTTAACAATTGGTAAGAAAGTTAAAGCTATAGTGCAAAGGTTGGACAACATGGTGGAAAAAGCAATTAATCATGAGGATTTACAACTAGGTTATGATGAAACTACACTTTCAGTTCTTGAAAATAAGCTAAATCGTTTTTTGTCTATGTCGAAAGCAATATTAAGTAAGAGAGAAGAAGAAAAAAATACTATAAAGAGTTTAATATCTGATATTTCACATCAAACTAAAACACCGATTTCTAACATATTGTTATATTCACAATTATTGCAGGAATGTGAAGAAGGCAATTGCCAATCCAAAGAATTTATAAATGAAATTACAGCCCAATCAGAAAAATTAAGTTTTTTAATTGAAACATTAGTTAAAATGTCACGACTAGAAACAGGAATAATAAATGCAAAAAGCCAGGTATCTTCAATAAATAAGTTATTAGAAAATGTAATTAATGCAATAGAGAATAAAGCTTCATTAAAAAATATTAGTATAAATTTGCAATGCAAAGATGAGGTTCAAGGCTTTTTTGATTCAAAATGGATGGAAGAAGCAATATATAACATAGTAGATAATGCAGTAAAATATACACCTATAGGTGGAAAAGTCACAATATCCGTAAATCAATATGAGATGTTTACCAATATAAATATTTCTGATACAGGAATTGGAATAAATGAAAAAGAAATTAATAATATTTTCAAGAGATTTTATCGTTCAAGTGATGTAAGTCAATATGAGGGAATTGGTATAGGATTATTTTTGGCTAGAGAGATTATAACATTTCAGGGAGGTTATATTAAGGTTAAGTCAGAACCTAAAGTTGGGTCAATATTTTCTGTGTTTATACCTAATATAAGATAA
- a CDS encoding Nramp family divalent metal transporter, producing the protein MKSKNKFLIMLSILGPGLITANAGNDAGGVTTYSVVGAHYGYSMLWGMFVIAIGLAVVQEMNARMAVVTGKGLSDLIRERFGVKWAFFAMAVLLIANLGVCIGDFAGVAASLELFHVNKYISIPILTILIWIIVTQGNYSKAEKIFLLLTITFFSYFITAFLIKPDWSHVFTSIVRPHAKFDKGYFLVLIGLVGTTITPYMQFYLQSSIVDKGISLKEYGYEKVDVYFGTFWAILTALFITVCTAETLFKAGIRIDTAQDAALALKPLAGNYSFILFAVGLLGASFLACCVIPLCTAYAVCEAFGFESGIDNRIKEAPVFFGLFFIMLVVSAIIVMMPNISLINVILATQQLAGILCPIVLIFMIILVNDEEVMGKHVNNLLQNIIAKSTVILIIVLTILAFAGNFI; encoded by the coding sequence GTGAAAAGTAAAAATAAGTTTTTAATAATGCTTAGTATATTGGGACCAGGGCTTATAACGGCAAATGCTGGTAATGATGCTGGCGGAGTTACTACCTATTCTGTTGTAGGTGCACATTATGGATATTCAATGCTCTGGGGAATGTTTGTTATAGCCATAGGTCTTGCCGTAGTACAAGAAATGAATGCAAGAATGGCAGTAGTTACGGGAAAAGGACTTTCTGATTTAATAAGGGAACGATTCGGTGTAAAATGGGCATTTTTTGCCATGGCTGTTTTATTAATTGCTAACTTAGGTGTTTGCATAGGAGACTTTGCTGGTGTTGCAGCAAGTCTCGAACTTTTTCATGTAAACAAATATATATCTATCCCAATACTTACAATATTGATATGGATAATAGTAACACAAGGTAATTATTCAAAAGCTGAAAAAATATTTTTGCTGCTTACGATAACATTTTTTAGCTACTTCATAACAGCCTTTTTAATTAAACCTGATTGGAGTCATGTATTTACAAGTATAGTAAGACCCCATGCTAAATTTGATAAAGGATACTTTTTAGTACTTATAGGACTTGTAGGTACTACAATTACCCCATATATGCAGTTCTATTTACAGTCATCCATAGTAGATAAGGGCATATCTTTAAAAGAATATGGTTATGAAAAAGTTGATGTATATTTTGGAACTTTTTGGGCTATTTTGACTGCACTATTTATAACTGTTTGTACAGCAGAAACTTTGTTTAAAGCAGGAATAAGAATAGATACTGCACAAGATGCAGCTTTAGCATTAAAACCACTTGCTGGAAATTACTCGTTTATACTATTTGCAGTTGGGCTCTTAGGTGCATCATTTTTAGCATGCTGTGTAATACCACTTTGTACAGCTTATGCTGTGTGTGAAGCTTTTGGTTTTGAAAGTGGAATTGATAACAGAATTAAAGAAGCACCTGTGTTTTTCGGATTGTTTTTTATAATGCTAGTAGTAAGTGCCATAATAGTAATGATGCCTAATATATCGCTTATAAATGTAATACTTGCAACCCAGCAGTTAGCTGGAATACTTTGCCCAATAGTACTTATTTTTATGATAATACTTGTAAATGACGAAGAAGTAATGGGAAAGCATGTTAATAATTTACTTCAAAATATAATAGCAAAATCTACAGTTATACTTATAATAGTTTTAACTATTTTAGCTTTTGCTGGTAACTTTATTTAA
- a CDS encoding lysophospholipid acyltransferase family protein, with protein MISPIIVKAMGYLPQGFLEYSSRKILNRYINKYADIEVHGMENLNDVNRPILFICNHLSNSDALVIDKVLKREDITFVAGVKLCSNPLTNLGMKITKTIGIKPNTADKDAISKVVKTLKSGNNILIFPEGTRSRVGSMRNGKRGVVLMQKLSKANIVPIGISGSEKLLPIDDKDMALEKFQYAKVKLSIGKKLEIPPKVEGETKHDYEGRLLDVFMRSIANLLPEEYKGVYK; from the coding sequence ATGATATCTCCTATAATTGTTAAAGCTATGGGTTATCTTCCTCAGGGGTTTCTAGAATATTCATCGAGAAAAATTTTAAATAGGTATATTAACAAATATGCCGATATAGAAGTACATGGTATGGAAAATTTAAACGATGTAAACAGACCTATTTTATTTATATGTAATCATTTGAGTAATTCAGATGCACTTGTTATAGATAAAGTACTTAAAAGAGAGGATATAACTTTTGTTGCAGGGGTAAAGCTTTGCAGCAATCCATTAACTAATCTTGGCATGAAAATAACTAAAACGATTGGTATAAAGCCTAATACTGCAGACAAGGATGCAATATCAAAGGTTGTAAAGACTTTAAAGAGCGGCAATAACATACTTATATTCCCAGAAGGTACTAGAAGTAGAGTTGGAAGCATGAGAAATGGGAAAAGAGGAGTTGTCTTAATGCAAAAATTGAGTAAGGCAAATATAGTTCCAATAGGAATCTCTGGAAGTGAAAAACTTCTTCCAATAGATGATAAGGATATGGCACTTGAAAAATTTCAGTATGCAAAAGTAAAACTCAGCATAGGTAAAAAATTAGAAATTCCTCCAAAAGTGGAAGGTGAAACTAAACATGATTACGAAGGCAGATTGCTTGATGTGTTCATGAGAAGTATTGCTAATTTGCTTCCAGAAGAGTATAAGGGGGTATATAAATAA
- the sleB gene encoding spore cortex-lytic enzyme, translated as MKKMLFKFKREIICTLVIIFTYIATSIWVLPYGNDIKTAAYYGSRGGIVYQIQSKLKAWYYYTGNVDGIYGYKTYTAVKKFQAKNGLNVDGVVGNSTLNALGINTGTAGKANADSKTTSNNQDVTLLARLINGEARGEPYEGQVAVGAVVLNRTRNPKFPSSVAGVIYQPGAFTAIVDGQINANLEQSSINAARDALNGWDPSGGAIYYFNPATATSSWIWSRPLIKIIGKHRFCK; from the coding sequence ATGAAAAAAATGCTTTTTAAGTTTAAGAGAGAAATAATATGTACACTTGTAATAATTTTTACATACATTGCTACTAGCATCTGGGTTTTACCATATGGGAATGATATAAAAACTGCAGCATATTATGGTTCTAGAGGAGGAATTGTATATCAAATTCAAAGTAAATTAAAAGCATGGTACTACTATACTGGAAATGTTGATGGTATATATGGATATAAGACATATACTGCAGTTAAAAAGTTTCAGGCTAAAAATGGTTTAAATGTTGATGGAGTTGTAGGAAATAGTACACTTAATGCATTGGGTATAAATACTGGAACTGCAGGTAAAGCAAATGCTGATTCTAAAACAACTTCTAATAATCAAGATGTAACTTTACTTGCTAGACTTATAAATGGTGAGGCACGCGGTGAGCCATATGAAGGTCAAGTAGCAGTTGGAGCTGTGGTACTTAATAGAACTAGGAATCCAAAATTTCCATCTTCCGTAGCGGGTGTAATATATCAACCAGGAGCATTTACTGCAATAGTAGATGGACAGATAAATGCAAATTTAGAACAGAGTTCAATAAATGCTGCAAGAGATGCTTTAAATGGATGGGATCCATCTGGGGGAGCAATTTATTATTTTAACCCAGCTACTGCTACAAGCAGCTGGATATGGTCAAGACCGCTCATAAAAATTATAGGTAAACACAGGTTTTGTAAATAA
- a CDS encoding GIY-YIG nuclease family protein has product MNYVYILKCKDGTLYTGYTNNLERRIKTHNSGKGAKYTRCRLPVELVYSEAYETKSDAMKREYYIKQMSRENKMKLISNIR; this is encoded by the coding sequence GTGAATTACGTATATATTTTAAAGTGTAAAGATGGTACTCTTTACACAGGATACACTAATAATTTAGAAAGAAGAATAAAAACTCACAACAGCGGTAAAGGAGCAAAGTATACTAGATGCAGGCTTCCGGTGGAGCTTGTTTACTCCGAAGCTTATGAAACAAAGAGTGATGCGATGAAAAGAGAATATTACATAAAGCAAATGAGCAGAGAAAATAAAATGAAACTTATATCAAATATTAGATGA
- the epsC gene encoding serine O-acetyltransferase EpsC: MFGFFKSIKYDLRNAVKKDPAARNSLEVLILYPFIHAVINHRIAYFFYKKKMFFTARLISQLGRFFTGIEIHPGAKIGKGLFIDHGMGVVIGETAEIGDNVTLYHGVTLGGTGKDIGKRHPTIGNNVIIGCGAKVLGPIKVGDNAKIGGNAVVVKDVPANTTAVGVPAKIIYKKSAPIIEIKDYLGRKKDIYNDMVI; the protein is encoded by the coding sequence ATGTTTGGATTTTTTAAATCTATAAAATATGATTTAAGGAATGCTGTTAAAAAGGATCCAGCAGCAAGGAATTCACTGGAGGTTTTAATTTTATATCCTTTTATTCATGCAGTTATAAATCACAGAATAGCATACTTTTTTTATAAGAAAAAAATGTTCTTTACGGCAAGATTAATATCTCAATTAGGAAGATTTTTTACTGGAATAGAAATCCACCCCGGAGCCAAAATTGGAAAAGGATTGTTTATAGATCATGGTATGGGTGTTGTTATTGGAGAAACAGCTGAAATAGGTGATAATGTTACATTATATCATGGTGTAACCCTAGGGGGAACAGGAAAGGATATTGGTAAAAGGCATCCGACTATAGGTAATAATGTTATAATTGGCTGCGGAGCAAAGGTACTTGGTCCAATAAAGGTTGGAGATAACGCAAAAATAGGTGGAAATGCAGTAGTTGTAAAAGATGTACCAGCTAATACTACAGCTGTTGGTGTACCTGCTAAAATTATATATAAGAAGTCAGCACCTATTATAGAAATAAAGGATTATCTCGGAAGGAAAAAGGACATATATAATGATATGGTCATATAA
- the cysK gene encoding cysteine synthase A, with the protein MIYNSAIELIGATPLFKLNNLVDENSGEVYVKLEKYNPGGSIKDRAALGMIEKAEKKNLLKKGDTIVEPTSGNMGIALAMIGKLKGYKVIIVMPETMSAERRSLMKAYGAELVLTEGAKGMKGAIEKAIEIGSGKEGYYIPQQFINEANPFKHYETTAEEIIEDVKDAAAFVAGVGTGGTVSGVGKRLKEFNKDIKVIAVEPANSPVLSGGKASAHKIQGIGAGFIPDIYKKELIDEIITITDEEAFEYARRMAKEEGILVGISSGANILAAIKAAKKLGKGKKVVTVAPDGGEKYLSMGLYD; encoded by the coding sequence ATGATTTATAATAGTGCAATAGAACTAATAGGAGCTACTCCTTTATTCAAATTAAACAACTTGGTAGATGAAAATTCAGGAGAGGTGTATGTAAAACTAGAAAAGTATAACCCAGGTGGAAGTATAAAAGATAGAGCTGCACTTGGAATGATAGAAAAAGCTGAAAAGAAAAATTTACTCAAAAAAGGCGATACTATTGTAGAACCAACAAGTGGAAATATGGGAATAGCCCTTGCTATGATAGGAAAACTTAAGGGTTACAAAGTTATAATAGTAATGCCAGAAACAATGAGTGCAGAGAGAAGAAGCCTTATGAAAGCTTATGGCGCAGAATTAGTTTTGACAGAAGGTGCAAAGGGGATGAAAGGTGCTATAGAAAAGGCAATTGAAATAGGAAGCGGCAAAGAAGGATACTATATACCGCAGCAATTTATAAACGAGGCAAATCCTTTTAAACATTATGAGACTACAGCAGAAGAAATAATTGAGGATGTAAAAGATGCAGCTGCATTTGTAGCTGGTGTTGGAACTGGTGGAACAGTTTCTGGTGTTGGTAAAAGGTTAAAAGAATTTAATAAGGATATAAAAGTAATAGCAGTAGAGCCAGCAAATTCACCAGTACTTTCTGGAGGAAAAGCATCAGCTCATAAAATACAAGGAATAGGTGCAGGTTTCATTCCTGACATATACAAAAAGGAATTAATAGATGAGATTATAACAATAACTGATGAAGAAGCTTTTGAATATGCTAGAAGAATGGCAAAAGAAGAAGGAATATTAGTTGGAATATCTTCTGGTGCAAATATACTTGCAGCTATAAAAGCTGCTAAAAAACTTGGAAAAGGTAAAAAAGTTGTAACTGTTGCTCCAGATGGTGGAGAAAAGTATTTGTCAATGGGACTTTACGATTAA
- the nth gene encoding endonuclease III — MDKSTINNILDVLKKTYPDAKCALKFNSPYELLVSTILSAQCTDVRVNQVTNELFKEYNSPDKMVTLTEEELSEKIRSCGFYKNKSKNILNTSKYILKDYNGKVPSTMEELLKLPGVGRKTADVVLSNAFGIPAIAVDTHVFRVSNRLGIAKGKTPEQVEKELMKNIPKDMWSASHHYLIWHGRLICKSRKPKCEECPLSPYCEYTL; from the coding sequence GTGGATAAATCAACTATTAATAATATCTTAGATGTATTAAAAAAAACTTATCCGGATGCAAAATGTGCTTTAAAGTTTAATTCACCATATGAATTACTTGTATCTACGATACTATCTGCACAATGTACTGATGTAAGGGTAAATCAAGTTACAAATGAATTATTCAAAGAATACAATTCTCCAGATAAAATGGTAACTTTAACAGAAGAAGAATTGAGCGAAAAAATAAGGAGCTGCGGCTTTTATAAAAATAAAAGTAAAAATATTTTAAATACAAGTAAATACATATTGAAAGATTACAATGGTAAAGTCCCAAGTACTATGGAAGAACTATTAAAACTTCCGGGGGTTGGCAGAAAAACAGCTGATGTTGTACTTTCAAATGCATTTGGAATACCGGCTATAGCTGTAGATACACATGTGTTTAGAGTATCAAATAGACTTGGTATAGCAAAGGGAAAAACTCCAGAACAAGTTGAAAAGGAACTTATGAAGAATATACCGAAAGACATGTGGAGTGCCTCGCATCATTACTTAATTTGGCATGGAAGACTTATATGTAAATCGAGAAAACCAAAGTGTGAAGAATGTCCTCTTTCACCGTATTGTGAATACACATTGTAG
- a CDS encoding FtsX-like permease family protein produces the protein MIGTRNKKAIKNISSKTLKANKLRNIFSIVAIALTTLLFTSLFTIGISMMKSLEKSNMLQVGGSAHGSFKYLTSEEFNKIKSNKLIKEIGYSVLVGIAENKELETQQVEIRYGTDNEAAMTFSKPSVGRMPQKENELVTDTKVLDKLGVPHKIGEEVELTYSINGKKYTYKFVLSGYFEKITSGSASMAWVSDEFIKAGLSNIDNKSVKEHVMENGSMSGLICADVMFSNSFNIEGKLLKVLSDSGYTQEDIPIGVNWAYSLSGFKLGIGTILKLIGAAFIIGLAGYFIIYNIFNIAVTRDIKFYGILKTIGTTPKQIKFIVKRQALILSVFGIAIGLILGYGLGVILLPFAMQSLAIADITTISFSPLIFIGASLFSLITVFISCSKPARIASRISPVESMRYSDVSTEIKRKSKKSSNGAKIYKMALSNIFRNKRKSFVVMASLSLSIILLNSFYSIVKGFDMDKYLSGFMSSDFAIGDKAYFTPTITFKGQNTLTEDIVKEISSLDGIEGIGRIYFKEDKHKLSDNSFEWFKDSVNLNSDDSYAKNAAKKVMENGEINIHLNGIDKFIWDKLEIKKGRFDSEKFASGNYIVIGMPHDVEFNCNKDIDKIQNADRNHTASYYDVGDNIKIDYGNGNVKTYEVMAIAYIENNLTVRRGDGTDIFMPSEEFKKQIKNPVIMTTIFDVKDQYINSTEKYIQNLIETKEPMLSYESRDTYKKEFAKTKSTYEVVGYSLSLIVAVIGILNFINSMSTNILARRQEYAILQSIGMTGKQLNKMLIFEGLYYALFTIIIVVILGMPLTYGIVSVIAADIWFFSYNVTILPVLACIPFLIAISMIIPWIFYKTTRKMSIVERLREIE, from the coding sequence ATGATAGGAACTAGAAATAAAAAGGCAATCAAAAATATCTCTTCAAAAACTTTAAAAGCTAATAAGCTGAGAAATATATTTTCTATAGTGGCAATAGCGCTGACAACTTTGCTTTTCACAAGCTTATTTACTATAGGAATAAGTATGATGAAATCTTTAGAAAAGAGTAATATGCTTCAAGTTGGCGGGAGTGCACATGGAAGTTTTAAGTATTTAACATCTGAAGAGTTTAATAAGATAAAAAGTAACAAACTAATTAAGGAAATTGGCTATTCAGTTTTGGTTGGTATTGCAGAAAACAAGGAACTTGAGACTCAGCAGGTAGAAATCAGATATGGAACTGATAATGAAGCAGCCATGACGTTTTCAAAGCCTAGTGTAGGAAGGATGCCGCAAAAGGAAAATGAACTAGTAACTGATACAAAAGTTCTTGATAAATTAGGCGTTCCACATAAAATAGGAGAAGAAGTAGAATTAACATATAGCATAAACGGTAAAAAATATACATATAAGTTTGTTCTTTCAGGATATTTTGAGAAAATTACTTCAGGATCAGCAAGTATGGCATGGGTATCAGATGAATTTATAAAAGCAGGACTTTCCAATATAGATAATAAAAGTGTAAAAGAACACGTGATGGAAAATGGATCAATGTCAGGTTTAATATGTGCCGATGTTATGTTTTCAAATAGCTTTAATATAGAAGGAAAGCTTTTAAAAGTACTAAGTGATAGTGGATATACGCAAGAAGATATACCCATAGGAGTTAATTGGGCATATTCATTGTCTGGTTTTAAATTAGGAATTGGTACAATACTAAAATTAATAGGAGCGGCATTTATTATTGGTCTTGCAGGATATTTTATAATTTATAATATTTTTAATATTGCGGTAACAAGGGATATAAAATTTTATGGAATACTAAAAACCATAGGAACTACGCCAAAACAAATAAAATTCATTGTAAAGAGGCAAGCTTTAATTCTTTCAGTTTTTGGAATAGCAATTGGATTAATATTAGGGTATGGATTAGGAGTAATACTCTTACCTTTTGCAATGCAATCATTAGCAATTGCTGATATAACTACAATTTCTTTTAGTCCATTAATATTTATTGGAGCCTCATTATTTTCTCTTATAACTGTGTTTATAAGCTGTAGTAAACCAGCAAGAATTGCTTCAAGAATATCTCCTGTTGAATCAATGAGATATTCTGATGTTTCAACTGAAATAAAGAGAAAATCAAAGAAATCTTCAAATGGAGCAAAGATTTATAAGATGGCTTTATCTAATATTTTCAGGAATAAAAGGAAGTCTTTTGTGGTGATGGCCTCACTTTCGTTAAGTATAATTCTTCTAAATAGTTTTTATTCAATAGTTAAAGGATTTGACATGGATAAGTATTTAAGTGGGTTTATGTCAAGTGATTTTGCAATAGGGGATAAAGCATATTTTACTCCAACCATCACATTTAAAGGCCAAAATACTTTAACTGAAGATATTGTAAAAGAAATAAGCTCTTTAGATGGCATAGAAGGTATTGGAAGAATATATTTTAAAGAGGATAAACATAAACTTAGTGATAATTCCTTTGAATGGTTTAAAGATTCAGTTAATTTAAATAGTGATGATTCCTATGCAAAAAATGCAGCCAAAAAAGTAATGGAAAATGGTGAAATAAACATTCATCTCAATGGGATTGATAAATTTATTTGGGATAAACTTGAGATAAAAAAAGGAAGATTTGATTCAGAAAAATTTGCTTCGGGGAATTATATTGTAATTGGGATGCCGCATGATGTTGAATTTAATTGTAATAAAGATATTGATAAAATACAAAATGCGGATAGAAATCATACAGCATCTTACTATGATGTTGGAGATAATATTAAAATTGATTATGGTAATGGAAATGTAAAAACATATGAAGTCATGGCAATTGCATATATTGAAAATAACCTTACAGTAAGACGCGGCGATGGTACAGATATTTTTATGCCGTCAGAGGAATTTAAAAAGCAGATTAAAAATCCAGTAATAATGACAACTATATTTGATGTAAAAGATCAATATATAAATAGTACAGAAAAATATATTCAAAATCTTATAGAAACAAAAGAGCCAATGCTTAGCTATGAATCTAGGGATACGTATAAGAAAGAGTTTGCAAAAACTAAATCAACTTATGAAGTTGTTGGATATTCCCTTAGTTTAATTGTTGCGGTAATTGGAATACTTAATTTCATAAATTCAATGTCTACAAACATTTTAGCAAGAAGACAAGAATATGCAATACTGCAAAGCATAGGAATGACAGGTAAACAGCTTAATAAGATGCTGATTTTTGAAGGTTTATATTATGCTTTGTTTACGATAATAATAGTGGTTATACTTGGAATGCCACTAACTTATGGAATAGTGTCGGTCATAGCAGCAGATATATGGTTTTTCTCATATAATGTTACTATTTTGCCTGTGTTAGCATGTATACCATTTTTAATAGCAATTTCTATGATTATTCCATGGATATTTTATAAAACTACAAGAAAGATGAGCATTGTTGAAAGACTTAGAGAAATAGAATAA